From Salvelinus namaycush isolate Seneca chromosome 9, SaNama_1.0, whole genome shotgun sequence:
ttggtggcactatagccctagtaagcttcacggtcgtttctttgtttcttgttttgttggcgacacattcataaataaagtaaaatgtacgctcacaacgctgcaccttggtccggtcatttccacgacgacggccgtgacaataacaagaagctgattaaacagcatgatcattacacagatgtaCCTTTGGCTGGGGAAAatttaaatgtgcagttttgtcacacaacacaatgtaacagatgtctcaagttttgagggagcatgcaattggtatGCCGACAGAAGGAATGCCCACCAGAGTTGTATGCCAGAtaactgaatgttaatttctctaccataagccgaaTTCAACGTCGTTTTAAATAATtgggcagtatgtccaaccgcaGACCCCGTgcatggcgtcgtgtgggcgagtggtttgctgatgtaaaCGTTGTAAATGGAGTGACGCATGGTGacggtgaggttatggtatgggtaggcataataatacagacaacaaacacaattgcattttattgatggcaatttaaaagcacagagataccgtggcgagatcctgaggcccattgtcgtgccattcatcctccaccatcccctcatgtttcagcatgataatgcacggccccatgtcgcaaggatctgtacacaattactggaagctgaaaatgtcccagttcatccatggcctgcatacttaccagacatgtcaccaattgagcatgtctgggatgcTCTGGGTTGACATGCACAACAGCTTGTTCCAGGTcccgtcaatatccagcaactttgcacagccattgaagagaagttGGGCAACATGCCACAGTCGAAAATGAACAGCCTGACCAACTGTACGCAAAGGAGAAAACAACTCACGTTTGAATTCAGCCATGTCCGttagcatttcttaatgaaccaaatctaaaacgaggccaaatcaggaagcgCGGTCTCCCTTTATTAAGCCCACACAACACAGATTAAAGTCAATGCTTCTAACGGTTTGAGAGTTAAACATGTAAATGGACAttttctttctatttctctcaTGGAGAGATGCCTACATTGTCCTTTAACATGACAGCTAGTTTTTCCTTTATCTCTTCCCTCCCTTGTCCTTCACAGGCTGATGACATTACCACTTCAAACTGCTCTATTACACTTACGCTTCACAGTCCTTCCAGCAATCCTGGAATCAAAAGATCAGGCTTAGGTTGTATTCATTAGACAAACCGTAACACACACGCACGcctcgcagacacacacactctgactgaGTGAGAAAGTGAATATTGAGAGGGTAGAAATGTATATCAACCATGCGGTCTGTCTCTCCAACATTTGCAACATGGTTTCAATATACAAATTTGATCTCCATCTGTCCAATAGTAATGGacgtgtcgggagtcgggacgagagacagacaggcagcgtttctcagccagttgaaatcatgaatcacctggcatcatttttatggatatatacaaagaaatgtaaatttAAAAAAGATCAAATGAAACAAAttgtgattgtgttagctgtgttgttggctagctcctctgaacaacagtgtcctgacgagtgtgcacattttctatgccaggcgaaatagcgcctcattagctcatcgTTATGGAtctatccaaataaatgtcactagaaaacagcttaaacaaatgcaaatgcagccaCTTTTCTGTTTTGGCTGCATTTTTGGCTGCATTTTTTTGACGTGACTAtaagttagccatagttggctagctagcaagcaagggataagaatgttgccagccagtatggcaatggaacatttagaacgaacgactgggtcgcgtccatagatacagaacaaaaagatgGAACGACTGGGTCGAGTCTCTTGCAaacgaaccgatagaacgaacgaccagtcGGCTTGGGGAGCCACGCTAGATTTGTGTTCGTTACTATATCTTCTGgtaggatgaaatagtatgaataaattcatcaaaataaagcttttaatgaaaatatgtcaatcattatttgaatatgttggtaacccgctggataaaagtgataatgcccctcgaagccggtgttttgAGAATATATTGCCACAGTATGCCGGACCTCGACTTTGTCTCGGTCCTAACAGCACCCTTGTCAATATATCCACCAAACACTGACTTCTCTGGCATTAATActtaaatatacagtgcattcggaaagtagttCTAAAGTTCTAAAACTGATCCAATTATTTttgtttctcatcaatctacacacaataccccataaagtttttagaattttttgcgaatgtattaaaaataaaaaacagaaatacctgatttacaaaattattcagaccctttgctatgagactcgaaattgagctcaggtgcatcctgtttccattgatcatccttgagatgtttctacaacttgattggagtccacttgtgataaattcaattgattggacatgatttggaaagagacacatctgtctatataaggtctcacagttgacagtgcacttCAGAGGCAAAACCAAGCcaggaggtcgaaggaattgtccgtagaactcagagacaggattgtttcgaggcacatatctggggaagggtaccaaaaaatgtctgcagcattgaaggtccccaagaacacagtggcctccatctttcTTATATGTAAGAATTTTGGAAGCATCAAGACtctacctagagctggccgcctggccaaactgagcaatcgggggagaagggccttggtcagggaggtgaccaagaacccgatggtcactctgaaagagttCCAGAGTTattctgtggaaatgggagaaccttccagaaggacaaccatctctccagcaccaccaatcaggcctttatggtagaggggccagacggaagacactgctcagtaaaaggcatatgacagcctgcttggactttgctaaaagacacctaaaggactctgaccacgAGAAACATGATTATCTGATCTgatgattgaactctttggcctgaataccaagcgtcacgtctggaggaaacctgtcaccatccctacagtgaagcatggtggtagcagcatcatgctgtgggcatgTTTTCCAGTAACGgggcctgggagactagtcaggatcgagggaaagaggaatggagcaaagtacagagatctttgatgaaaacctcatccagagcgctcaggacctcagaatagggtgaaggtttaccttccaacaggaccatgaccataagcacacagccaagacaacgcaggagtggctttgggacaagtatctgaatgtccttgagtaccccagccaaagcccggacttgaacctgatcaaacatctctggagagacctgaaaatagctgtgcagcaacgctccccatccaacctgacagagcttgagatgatctgcagagaatgggagaaactccccaaatacaggtgtgccaagcttgtagcgtcatacacaagaagactccaggctgtaatcgctgccaacggtgcttcaacaaagtacttagtaaagggtctgaacacttatgtaaatgtgatatttccggggTTTCTTTtgaataaatttgctaaaatgtataaaagcctgattttgctttgtaattgcggggcattgtgtgtagattgatgagggggtaaaaacgatttaatacattttagaataaggctgtaatgtaacaaaatgtgggggaaaaatctgaatactttctgaatgcactgtataccttgAGATTGTCATTCAGTTGCCACTAAAGCAAAGGCCATTGTTTGCTGAGCTAATATCAGAGCAGTATGCTACATAATCAGATGTTCATATTTTGTAAGACACAAGGGCAACTAGAAGAACAGAATATTCATTAATATCCAGCTGACTTGCGATTTAGATGGAATCCGGATTCTTCTTCTATCCCTTTCATACTGCTGCGTCATCCCCAGAATCCCCAGTGTGACAATGGACATTGAAAATGTAATATTCAGTCCCTGCTATATAAGACGTAAtttactttctctttctctctgtttctctctgtctctctctcgtagagtctctctctcacgcattctctctctcttttatacTAGACTTAATCGATGCCTTGCATATGCCCTGTCTTCATACTGATTGTAAATCTCAGTATTTAACAAATATATTAGAACGTAGTTTCAAATAGCCAAGTATTTATACGAAATTATTTAAATATAACTTTAAATAcataaagtatttgaaaatagtaCTCAAATGCATATAAAAATAACTATTTAAAATACAAATATGTATGCATTTGAAGCAAGATCTGCTGACCTCCAACTcctccatgtgtatgtgtctaAATCATAATTTAGGCTATattctgtatttaaaaaaaatatttacaaaatattcGTGACCAAGTCGTGTGCTTTGCCAGGGGCTGTGGGTAGGAGGGGAGATGTAGGGGAGGTTTGGGGTGGTCCAGAACGGGCTCTGGTTGGCACACCTCACACAAAGCCACACCACCAAGCCATCGCCTAGGCTATAACACGCACATTAGTCAAGGCAATCTGGAATATACGGCGGCGGGCTTTGCGAAGGCTGCGGTCGCAGCATCCTTCTCTAATCTATTCTACCCTGTTGGAGTTCAATTTTCTTATTCTGCCCGGCACTTCGACTAATTTCCCTTATCATGATATTTTCCTTATTTAACACTGACTGTTTGTGACTCTTCTATCTGTAGAGAACAGTTTCTCTCGATGTGCTATTCAGATGTACGGGGGAAGAAGACTGGGCAGCTGCCCTTCAAGAATGTTTAGTCCTAAAATACCCGATTTTTGTGACGACATTTGAAACCGTTGCATTGCTTTTCTATGGTGTTTTTCACGAGCACCTGCCTTTGCCCACTATGAATTTATGAGGTAAGAAAGTAGCTTATTGGATGCTTTGAGGTTGATCTCTTTCATTTATGTTtaaaatgtgttttgtgtgtaggcTCTTAAGGATAACATGACCGTTATTTGGTTATTTAAAAACGTAAAAAGTATTATTGAGGCCATGCCTAGACGTCTAGCCCATTTGTGTAGGCTAATCATCTTTGAATGAAAGCGTATTCTGTTGCACTGCGGTAAATCACATCTCGGCGCTGTCGTCAATTGTTCGCTGTCACATCTATCCTGTGACTTGGCGTTGCGCGAGAAATTACTTTTCCACAGGTGCCGGCAGCCTTTTATCGCAGTGTATTTGCATTAGACTGCATGAGATCACTTAATTCCTACACCTACATAATAGGCATTTAGCTTTTAATTCTAagggaaaataaaacactaaacatttacagagtaaaaataaatgtttattttggaCACATTTACACTTATGGGTTGTGTGCCACCAGTATTGACCAACCACTTCTTAGCTACGTTTATTTGTAGTTTAGATCAATTGATTTTTAAGCTAAAAACCATCGTTCTTATCTGTGGAGTATAGGGATTAGAGATAGTAGTCGACTATAGAAGACCTTACAGTATAAATAGCACATGATTGCATTAGGTCTACTGCCGTTAGAGATCTGAAGATGGCGAAGTTTTTTCAGATGGAATCTACATCAAATATGACCATTATGTAAATTAGAATCTACATTATGGAATCTTAGACCCTGGGAATCCTAGAGGCTTTGAAGTTGTGCGCTATCTGAATGCATACACTGTCATTTGGGGTTGCCTGCTGCTTAAAGAACAGAAAGGCTATGGaacataacaacaataataacaaaacATCCAACTTGGGTTTGATTTATGTATTTGAcagtattatatattatattatattataaaggTAACCCCTTTATTACAATTCTACAAAACAACAATTATAATTCGTTTTGTAAGGTCACCACAGTAACTGTCTAGGAAGAACATCTATGGGATTCAAAACACTTTCACTTTTTTATTTTGTAGTGAGACTGTATAAATGTGAGCTGTTTTGCTGCGCCTTTCTGTCTATGTGTGGGTATTCTATACAGCATGAATAATCATTCTAAAAGTGTTATCCTAATAATTTGATTTTTTTTGCTCCAACAGGATCTGAACAGACTGTATCATCTATCTAAATGAATGAATTCAGCCATGCAATGTTCCTGGAAGGCTGTGATTCTGCTAGCCTTACTGTCCATAGCGATCCAGTACACAGCCATCAGGACGTTCACAGCCAAGCCATTCCAAATGTGTCCAGTGACAGTCTCAAACCCTCTGAACTGCGGCATGCTGTGGCAGGACGCGGTGGACTCGTCCTTTGACCAGCGGATCTGTGACGACCTCCTTTACTTCACCTCCAACGTCTCCAGGAAGACCCACGTTCTCATTCTGGCCACGACCCGCAGCGGCAGCTCCTTCGTGGGTCAGCTGTTCAACCAGCACCAGGATGTGTTTTATCTGTTTGAGCCGCTCTACCATGTCCAGACCACCCTGCTCCCCCGCCTGTCCCACAGCAGGACGGCAGGCGACACTAGGGTGATGCTGGGGGCCAGCAGGGACTTGCTCCGGAGCCTCTACGACTGTGACCTTtacttcctggagagctacatcAAACCCCAGCCGGCCAATCACAGCACAGATAAGCTGTTCCGGAGGGGAGCAAGTAAGGCTCTGTGCTCCCTGCCCGTCTGCGACGCCTTTAGTCCTGGAGAGTTGAACATCGATGAAGGAGAGTGCGTCAGGAGGTGTGGCGGCCTCAACATGACGCTGGCGTCGGACGCCTGCCGGGAGCGGCGCCATGTGGCCATCAAGACGGTGAGGATACCGGAGGTGAGTGACCTCAGGGCTCTGGTGGAGGACCCTAGGCTCAACCTCAAGGTGATCCAGCTGGTCAGGGACCCCCGAGGGATCCTGGCCTCCCGCATCGAGACCTTCAGGGACACCTATAGACTCTGGAGGATCTGGAGGGCCACTGGGAGGAGGCCCTACAACCTGGACCTCACCCAGCTCACCATGGTCTGTCAGGACTTCCTGGGCTCTGTGATCACGGGCCTCAGCAGGCCCCCCTGGCTCAAAGGGAGGTACATGTTGGTTAGGTATGAGGACCTGGCCAGGAACCCTCTCCAGAAGACCAAGGAGATCTATGAATACCTGGGTCTGATCATGGACAAGAACGTAGGCGACTGGATCCAGAACAACACCAGGGGAAGCAACGATCTGTCCGCCAAGCATAAATACGGCACTGTTCGGGACTCAGCTGCCAATGCGGAAAGCTGGAGGCTCAAATTGTCTTATGACATGGTTGATTACACACAGACTGTGTGTCAGCAAGTTCTACAGGAGCTTGGTTATAAGACTGTCAGTTCCCCCGAGGAGCTGAAAAATCTGTCTCTGACTCTCATCGAGGACAAAACTTTTTTACCTTTTTTGTAGTAAAGCAAGGTCTATCACGACAACTATTTTTGATATATTTATATTGTTGCCTTAATTTCTTCTCAGATTTGCACTAAACCTCAGAAACCTTGAAGACTCCTGTGGTAAGATTCAAGTCAAGACATTCAGAAGAGCACAAAAAACATAATTTAGGAATGCTCTTTGGAGATATCAGTATCAATGTTTTAGCGATATCGAAGAGACAGTAAGTAATGTTAGGTTAATTGACATGAACAAACTTACAGTAAAGCACCATCCTACTTAAGATCCCTGAATGCTGGCTGTTGCATTGACAAAAGCGAATGTTGATATTTGTACATCAAGTAAACTGGACCTACCTTACAACATTGTTAGGGAATGTACCTAATCATACCTTAC
This genomic window contains:
- the LOC120053532 gene encoding carbohydrate sulfotransferase 1-like; translated protein: MQCSWKAVILLALLSIAIQYTAIRTFTAKPFQMCPVTVSNPLNCGMLWQDAVDSSFDQRICDDLLYFTSNVSRKTHVLILATTRSGSSFVGQLFNQHQDVFYLFEPLYHVQTTLLPRLSHSRTAGDTRVMLGASRDLLRSLYDCDLYFLESYIKPQPANHSTDKLFRRGASKALCSLPVCDAFSPGELNIDEGECVRRCGGLNMTLASDACRERRHVAIKTVRIPEVSDLRALVEDPRLNLKVIQLVRDPRGILASRIETFRDTYRLWRIWRATGRRPYNLDLTQLTMVCQDFLGSVITGLSRPPWLKGRYMLVRYEDLARNPLQKTKEIYEYLGLIMDKNVGDWIQNNTRGSNDLSAKHKYGTVRDSAANAESWRLKLSYDMVDYTQTVCQQVLQELGYKTVSSPEELKNLSLTLIEDKTFLPFL